In a single window of the Papaver somniferum cultivar HN1 chromosome 8, ASM357369v1, whole genome shotgun sequence genome:
- the LOC113301974 gene encoding homeobox-leucine zipper protein HDG5-like isoform X1 — protein MYGDCQVMSSMGGGGNNNNIVSTTAPDHHHQHLFSSPIRNPNNINYNFMSNSMVPSYHPYASIIPKEEVGLQMIIGNNKEDDMESGSADGSGHIHDQGGTNSADDELLLQETDQQQQNPKKKRYHRHTARQIQEMEALFKECPHPDDKQRMRLSQDLGLKPRQVKFWFQNRRTQMKAQQDRSDNIILRAENDNLKNENYRLQAALRNVSCPNCGGAAILGEMSLDEQHLRLENARLKEELERLACIAPRFNVRQMQALGHVPHHLAPSLELDMGIYSRNFQEPQLGNCRDIMSMSSCNMPENQHELQIAGCCLILDQEKPLAMQFAMNAMDELVKMCQAAEPLWIRCNNKDVLNVEEHAKMFPWPVMNNNQKQHENEFQVEATRDSAVVFMNSITLVDAFLDANKWMELFPSIVSRAKTVQIISTGVLGHASNSLHLMHAEFQVLTPLIPTREAQFLRYCHQNAEEGTWAIVDFPIDNFHADNIQSSSLRYRRKPSGCIIQDMPNGYSRVIWVEHAELEHKPVHQIFNQFVSSGMAFGAHRWLAVLQQQCERFASLMARNISDLGGVIPNSESRKNLMKLSHRMMRTFCFNISCSGGQSWTVLSETSVDTVRITTRKSIDPGQPSGLILCAVSTTWLPFSHQQVFEFLRDERRRSQQLDVLSGGTSSQEIAHIANGSDPGNCISLLRINAASNSAQNVELMLQESCTDSLGSMVVYTTIDVDSVQQTMNGGDSSYFPILPLGFVIYPADHINNNGENGPASSSDDQVNGPTSGCLLTVGIQILASTIPGAKLNFSSATAINNHICNAVHQINAVLSSSNNHSSGSPDGCHTAGGSCPEPSAASE, from the exons atgTATGGAGATTGTCAAGTAATGTCATCAATGGGTGGaggaggaaataataataatattgtatcaacaacagcaccagatcatcatcatcaacacctATTTTCATCtccaattcgaaaccctaataatATCAACTATAACTTCATGTCTAATAGTATGGTGCCTAGTTACCATCCTTATGCATCAATTATTCCG AAGGAAGAAGTTGGATTACAGATGATAATAGGAAACAATAAAGAAGACGATATGGAGAGTGGATCTGCTGATGGTAGTGGACATATTCATGATCAAGGAGGAACTAATTCAGCTGATGATGAACTTTTATTACAAGAAACTGATCAGcaacaacaaaaccctaaaaagaaacGATATCATCGCCATACTGCTCGTCAGATTCAAGAAATGGAAGC GTTGTTTAAGGAATGCCCACATCCAGATGACAAGCAAAGGATGAGATTAAGTCAGGATCTCGGTTTGAAACCACGGCAAGTTAAGTTTTGGTTTCAAAACAGACGTACACAGATGAAG GCACAACAAGATCGGTCTGATAACATAATACTAAGGGCAGAAAATGATAACCTAAAGAATGAGAACTATCGCCTACAAGCTGCTCTAAGGAATGTAAGCTGCCCTAATTGTGGAGGTGCTGCCATTCTGGGAGAGATGTCTTTGGATGAACAACATCTGAGGCTTGAAAATGCACGGCTCAAAGAAGAG CTGGAGCGTCTTGCTTGCATTGCACCACGATTCAATGTTAGACAGATGCAAGCATTAGGACATGTACCTCATCATCTTGCACCATCATTGGAACTTGACATGGGTATCTACTCAAGAAACTTCCAGGAACCACAGTTGGGGAACTGCAGGGACATCATGTCGATGTCAAGCTGTAATATGCCAGAGAACCAACACGAATTACAAATTGCAGGATGTTGTCTGATTCTTGATCAAGAGAAGCCACTGGCGATGCAATTTGCTATGAATGCAATGGATGAACTTGTTAAAATGTGTCAAGCAGCTGAGCCACTTTGGATCCGATGCAATAACAAAGATGTGTTGAATGTTGAAGAGCACGCAAAAATGTTTCCATGGCCAGTGATGAATAATAACCAGAAGCAGCACGAAAATGAGTTCCAGGTGGAAGCAACCAGAGACAGTGCAGTTGTGTTTATGAACAGCATTACTCTCGTCGACGCATTTTTAGATGCT AACAAATGGATGGAGTTGTTTCCTTCAATTGTCTCGAGAGCAAAAACTGTTCAAATTATTTCCACCGGAGTTTTGGGGCATGCCAGCAATTCATTGCATCTG ATGCATGCTGAATTTCAAGTTCTCACACCTTTGATTCCTACACGTGAGGCTCAATTCCTTCGTTACTGCCACCAAAATGCTGAAGAAGGGACTTGGGCTATTGTTGATTTCCCCATTGATAACTTCCATGCTGACAACATTCAAAGTTCTTCACTCAGATATCGGAGAAAACCCTCTGGTTGTATAATTCAAGATATGCCCAATGGATATTCTAGG GTGATATGGGTAGAACATGCAGAACTAGAACATAAACCAGTTCATCAGATATTCAATCAGTTTGTGAGCAGTGGTATGGCTTTCGGTGCACACCGTTGGCTAGCCGTTTTGCAACAGCAGTGTGAAAGGTTTGCTAGCCTCATGGCAAGAAATATTTCGGACCTTGGGGGTg TGATACCAAATTCGGAATCAAGAAAGAACTTGATGAAATTATCTCATAGAATGATGAGAACATTTTGCTTCAATATCAGTTGTTCTGGAGGTCAGTCATGGACGGTTCTATCTGAAACCTCAGTTGACACAGTTCGAATTACAACTAGAAAAAGTATAGACCCTGGCCAACCAAGTGGTCTGATTCTTTGTGCTGTGTCTACTACTTGGCTTCCCTTTTCTCATCAGCAAGTTTTTGAATTCTTAAGAGATGAACGCCGCAGATCTCAG CAGCTTGATGTTCTttctggtggaacttcatcacaaGAGATTGCCCACATTGCCAATGGGTCAGATCCAGGGAATTGCATTTCTCTTCTGCGCATAAAC GCAGCAAGTAACTCGGCACAAAACGTAGAGTTGATGCTTCAGGAAAGTTGTACCGATAGTTTAGGAAGTATGGTTGTATACACCACAATCGACGTTGATAGTGTTCAACAAACAATGAACGGGGGTGATTCATCATACTTTCCGATTCTACCATTAGGTTTCGTCATTTATCCTGCTGATCACATCAACAACAATGGCGAAAATGGGCCAGCATCCTCCTCTGATGATCAAGTAAATGGTCCTACTTCTGGTTGTTTACTGACAGTTGGTATACAAATTCTAGCCAGCACTATACCAGGTGCGAAACTTAACTTTTCTAGTGCAACGGCTATCAACAATCATATTTGCAATGCGGTGCACCAGATCAATGCTGttctcagcagcagcaacaaccatAGCAGCGGTAGTCCTGATGGATGCCACACAGCTGGAGGCTCTTGTCCAGAGCCTTCTGCTGCATCGGAGTAG
- the LOC113301974 gene encoding homeobox-leucine zipper protein HDG5-like isoform X2: MYGDCQVMSSMGGGGNNNNIVSTTAPDHHHQHLFSSPIRNPNNINYNFMSNSMVPSYHPYASIIPKEEVGLQMIIGNNKEDDMESGSADGSGHIHDQGGTNSADDELLLQETDQQQQNPKKKRYHRHTARQIQEMEALFKECPHPDDKQRMRLSQDLGLKPRQVKFWFQNRRTQMKAQQDRSDNIILRAENDNLKNENYRLQAALRNVSCPNCGGAAILGEMSLDEQHLRLENARLKEELERLACIAPRFNVRQMQALGHVPHHLAPSLELDMGIYSRNFQEPQLGNCRDIMSMSSCNMPENQHELQIAGCCLILDQEKPLAMQFAMNAMDELVKMCQAAEPLWIRCNNKDVLNVEEHAKMFPWPVMNNNQKQHENEFQVEATRDSAVVFMNSITLVDAFLDANKWMELFPSIVSRAKTVQIISTGVLGHASNSLHLMHAEFQVLTPLIPTREAQFLRYCHQNAEEGTWAIVDFPIDNFHADNIQSSSLRYRRKPSGCIIQDMPNGYSRVIWVEHAELEHKPVHQIFNQFVSSGMAFGAHRWLAVLQQQCERFASLMARNISDLGGVIPNSESRKNLMKLSHRMMRTFCFNISCSGGQSWTVLSETSVDTVRITTRKSIDPGQPSGLILCAVSTTWLPFSHQQVFEFLRDERRRSQLDVLSGGTSSQEIAHIANGSDPGNCISLLRINAASNSAQNVELMLQESCTDSLGSMVVYTTIDVDSVQQTMNGGDSSYFPILPLGFVIYPADHINNNGENGPASSSDDQVNGPTSGCLLTVGIQILASTIPGAKLNFSSATAINNHICNAVHQINAVLSSSNNHSSGSPDGCHTAGGSCPEPSAASE; encoded by the exons atgTATGGAGATTGTCAAGTAATGTCATCAATGGGTGGaggaggaaataataataatattgtatcaacaacagcaccagatcatcatcatcaacacctATTTTCATCtccaattcgaaaccctaataatATCAACTATAACTTCATGTCTAATAGTATGGTGCCTAGTTACCATCCTTATGCATCAATTATTCCG AAGGAAGAAGTTGGATTACAGATGATAATAGGAAACAATAAAGAAGACGATATGGAGAGTGGATCTGCTGATGGTAGTGGACATATTCATGATCAAGGAGGAACTAATTCAGCTGATGATGAACTTTTATTACAAGAAACTGATCAGcaacaacaaaaccctaaaaagaaacGATATCATCGCCATACTGCTCGTCAGATTCAAGAAATGGAAGC GTTGTTTAAGGAATGCCCACATCCAGATGACAAGCAAAGGATGAGATTAAGTCAGGATCTCGGTTTGAAACCACGGCAAGTTAAGTTTTGGTTTCAAAACAGACGTACACAGATGAAG GCACAACAAGATCGGTCTGATAACATAATACTAAGGGCAGAAAATGATAACCTAAAGAATGAGAACTATCGCCTACAAGCTGCTCTAAGGAATGTAAGCTGCCCTAATTGTGGAGGTGCTGCCATTCTGGGAGAGATGTCTTTGGATGAACAACATCTGAGGCTTGAAAATGCACGGCTCAAAGAAGAG CTGGAGCGTCTTGCTTGCATTGCACCACGATTCAATGTTAGACAGATGCAAGCATTAGGACATGTACCTCATCATCTTGCACCATCATTGGAACTTGACATGGGTATCTACTCAAGAAACTTCCAGGAACCACAGTTGGGGAACTGCAGGGACATCATGTCGATGTCAAGCTGTAATATGCCAGAGAACCAACACGAATTACAAATTGCAGGATGTTGTCTGATTCTTGATCAAGAGAAGCCACTGGCGATGCAATTTGCTATGAATGCAATGGATGAACTTGTTAAAATGTGTCAAGCAGCTGAGCCACTTTGGATCCGATGCAATAACAAAGATGTGTTGAATGTTGAAGAGCACGCAAAAATGTTTCCATGGCCAGTGATGAATAATAACCAGAAGCAGCACGAAAATGAGTTCCAGGTGGAAGCAACCAGAGACAGTGCAGTTGTGTTTATGAACAGCATTACTCTCGTCGACGCATTTTTAGATGCT AACAAATGGATGGAGTTGTTTCCTTCAATTGTCTCGAGAGCAAAAACTGTTCAAATTATTTCCACCGGAGTTTTGGGGCATGCCAGCAATTCATTGCATCTG ATGCATGCTGAATTTCAAGTTCTCACACCTTTGATTCCTACACGTGAGGCTCAATTCCTTCGTTACTGCCACCAAAATGCTGAAGAAGGGACTTGGGCTATTGTTGATTTCCCCATTGATAACTTCCATGCTGACAACATTCAAAGTTCTTCACTCAGATATCGGAGAAAACCCTCTGGTTGTATAATTCAAGATATGCCCAATGGATATTCTAGG GTGATATGGGTAGAACATGCAGAACTAGAACATAAACCAGTTCATCAGATATTCAATCAGTTTGTGAGCAGTGGTATGGCTTTCGGTGCACACCGTTGGCTAGCCGTTTTGCAACAGCAGTGTGAAAGGTTTGCTAGCCTCATGGCAAGAAATATTTCGGACCTTGGGGGTg TGATACCAAATTCGGAATCAAGAAAGAACTTGATGAAATTATCTCATAGAATGATGAGAACATTTTGCTTCAATATCAGTTGTTCTGGAGGTCAGTCATGGACGGTTCTATCTGAAACCTCAGTTGACACAGTTCGAATTACAACTAGAAAAAGTATAGACCCTGGCCAACCAAGTGGTCTGATTCTTTGTGCTGTGTCTACTACTTGGCTTCCCTTTTCTCATCAGCAAGTTTTTGAATTCTTAAGAGATGAACGCCGCAGATCTCAG CTTGATGTTCTttctggtggaacttcatcacaaGAGATTGCCCACATTGCCAATGGGTCAGATCCAGGGAATTGCATTTCTCTTCTGCGCATAAAC GCAGCAAGTAACTCGGCACAAAACGTAGAGTTGATGCTTCAGGAAAGTTGTACCGATAGTTTAGGAAGTATGGTTGTATACACCACAATCGACGTTGATAGTGTTCAACAAACAATGAACGGGGGTGATTCATCATACTTTCCGATTCTACCATTAGGTTTCGTCATTTATCCTGCTGATCACATCAACAACAATGGCGAAAATGGGCCAGCATCCTCCTCTGATGATCAAGTAAATGGTCCTACTTCTGGTTGTTTACTGACAGTTGGTATACAAATTCTAGCCAGCACTATACCAGGTGCGAAACTTAACTTTTCTAGTGCAACGGCTATCAACAATCATATTTGCAATGCGGTGCACCAGATCAATGCTGttctcagcagcagcaacaaccatAGCAGCGGTAGTCCTGATGGATGCCACACAGCTGGAGGCTCTTGTCCAGAGCCTTCTGCTGCATCGGAGTAG